In Phycisphaerae bacterium, a genomic segment contains:
- a CDS encoding prepilin peptidase, which yields MPQGLDAVWHAVAGAVDRAMPRTKRFLRQADSVLAWERRLAGISDAGLRARAEVLRERFRLGRETKEDQYEAVAVVREAAWRQMGQRPFPVQLAGGLALASRCIVEMATGEGKTLTAALAATLMGWRGRGCHVVTANDYLARRDAEWMAAVYRFCGLRVAHIENGMPPDERRKAYDADITYCTNKEVAADYLRDRLVLGRRQELGAILLAKKPGGGSVMDRVVQRGLHYAIVDEADCLLIDEAVTPLILCGDSPNPDQVQAFGQASGLTDQLVAGRDYRVDRRRREIGLTEYGKQRLAALATALGAFWRGARRREELIVQALTAREFYLPGRQYMVDGGKVVIVDEFTGRLMPDRQWRDGLHQAIQAKESLAIEPPKETLARMSFQRFFRSYKVLCGMTGTAAEAWREFWQVYRLPVVPVPTHRPCIRERLTDRIFRTEEAKFRAVVERVRAVHQTGRPILVGTRSVAASEHLSRLLEAGGLPHQVLNARYHAEEARIVAEAGQRGRITVATNMAGRGTDIKLGRGVGELGGLHVLATERHEARRIDRQLFGRCARQGDPGSAETMASLEDELVCRYAPRTSMMLRRRYGGAGEEVVSALAGRLFDGAQRRAERLARRQRQAVLAADDWLDRELGFSGAGE from the coding sequence ATGCCGCAAGGGTTGGACGCGGTCTGGCACGCGGTGGCCGGGGCGGTGGATCGGGCCATGCCGCGGACGAAGCGGTTTCTCCGTCAGGCGGACTCGGTGCTGGCGTGGGAGCGGCGGTTGGCTGGGATATCCGACGCCGGCCTTCGGGCCCGGGCGGAGGTGCTTCGCGAGCGTTTCCGTCTGGGTCGCGAGACGAAGGAGGACCAATACGAGGCGGTCGCGGTGGTCCGCGAGGCGGCTTGGCGTCAGATGGGGCAGCGTCCGTTTCCGGTCCAGTTGGCCGGCGGGTTGGCTTTGGCGTCCCGCTGCATCGTCGAGATGGCCACGGGGGAAGGCAAGACGCTGACGGCGGCGCTGGCGGCGACGCTGATGGGTTGGCGCGGGCGCGGGTGCCACGTGGTGACGGCCAACGACTATCTGGCCCGGCGCGACGCGGAGTGGATGGCGGCGGTCTATCGGTTTTGCGGTCTGAGAGTCGCGCACATCGAGAACGGCATGCCGCCCGACGAGCGGCGCAAGGCCTACGACGCCGATATCACGTATTGCACGAACAAGGAAGTGGCGGCGGACTATCTGCGGGACCGGCTGGTGCTGGGGCGCCGGCAGGAGCTCGGGGCGATTCTGTTGGCCAAGAAGCCCGGCGGCGGGAGCGTGATGGATCGGGTGGTCCAGCGCGGCCTGCACTATGCCATCGTCGATGAGGCCGACTGCCTGCTGATCGACGAAGCCGTCACGCCGCTCATTCTCTGCGGCGACTCGCCGAATCCCGATCAGGTCCAGGCGTTTGGTCAGGCGTCGGGCCTGACGGACCAACTGGTCGCGGGCCGGGACTATCGGGTCGATCGCCGTCGTCGGGAGATCGGCCTGACCGAGTACGGCAAGCAGCGGTTGGCCGCCCTGGCGACGGCGCTTGGGGCGTTCTGGCGGGGGGCGCGCCGGCGCGAGGAACTGATCGTCCAGGCGTTGACGGCGAGGGAGTTTTATTTGCCGGGCAGGCAGTACATGGTCGACGGCGGGAAGGTGGTCATCGTCGATGAGTTCACCGGTCGGCTGATGCCGGACCGCCAGTGGCGTGACGGGCTGCATCAGGCGATCCAGGCCAAGGAGTCGCTGGCGATCGAGCCGCCGAAGGAGACGCTTGCCCGCATGAGTTTTCAGCGGTTCTTCCGATCGTACAAGGTGCTTTGCGGGATGACGGGAACGGCGGCGGAGGCCTGGCGGGAGTTCTGGCAGGTGTACCGGCTGCCCGTCGTGCCGGTTCCGACGCATCGCCCGTGCATTCGCGAGCGGCTGACGGACCGCATCTTCAGGACGGAAGAGGCGAAGTTCCGCGCGGTGGTCGAGCGGGTTCGGGCGGTGCATCAGACGGGCCGGCCCATTCTGGTCGGAACCCGAAGCGTCGCGGCCAGCGAACACCTGAGCCGGCTGCTGGAGGCGGGGGGTTTGCCCCATCAGGTTCTCAACGCCCGGTACCACGCCGAGGAGGCGCGGATCGTGGCTGAGGCGGGTCAGCGGGGCCGGATCACGGTGGCGACGAACATGGCCGGTCGCGGCACGGACATCAAGCTGGGTCGAGGGGTCGGCGAGCTGGGCGGGCTGCACGTTCTGGCGACGGAGCGGCATGAGGCCCGCCGGATCGACCGGCAGCTTTTCGGCCGCTGCGCCCGCCAGGGCGATCCGGGAAGCGCCGAGACGATGGCCAGCCTCGAGGATGAGCTGGTGTGCCGTTACGCGCCCCGCACGTCGATGATGCTGCGAAGGCGGTACGGCGGGGCGGGAGAGGAAGTGGTTTCCGCGTTGGCGGGACGGCTGTTCGATGGCGCCCAGCGTCGGGCTGAACGTCTGGCGCGGCGTCAGCGTCAAGCCGTCCTTGCCGCCGACGATTGGCTTGACCGTGAGCTGGGATTCTCCGGCGCGGGGGAATGA
- a CDS encoding response regulator, with protein sequence MRRLTATSRLTIGLVSLTISLVLGAEFLGLIPDHSRAALDSRKQLCESLAVCCALAMQTGDNRAIQAAMDELVQRSSEVVSVGLRSSAGELLDESGDHRRHWQTMSGDRSTAEQVQVPLFRDKQRWGTLEIRFTPLAGTGVLGILGRPIIRLALFIAVAGSILFFVYLRRTLQHLDPSSVIPDRVKAMLDTLAEGVLVLDEKERIVLANEAFERHVGEPSAALQGRQASRLGWSDAGLESSVQTLPWLHVLTTGAACTGTQLHFSGKPGDRKFAVNAAPILGEDGKQRGVLVTFDDMTHIEEKNAQLRQTMALLRESRDKVARQNTELSAAKQAAESANQAKSAFLANMSHEIRTPMTAILGFADVLREAQGDQEKRTEWIDAIRRNGEHLLTVINDLLDLSKIEAGKMQVELIDTNPARIVEDVRSLLDVRARDKGIALEMEFHGPVPETIRCDPTRLRQILVNLAGNAIKFTDKGGVTIAAAVEGPTAEDRAVLRFDVKDTGLGMTPEQLDRLFKPFSQADQSTTRKYGGTGLGLVISRQLARLLGGDVTVASEPKRGSTFTVRIDAGTYSELRMVDAGSAIDAASAEAPAASSSLRWSGRVLLAEDGPDNQMLISLLLRRVGLEVDIVGTGADAVARAGNAWEAGRPYDLILMDLMMPELDGNDAVAQLRARGYEMPVIALTAHAMAGIREQCIADGFNDYVSKPINRDALFTTIGRYLQPLEEQPVAADGAAVERPPDAVEAEAATPADEPAAGNVVDIAGMIDLVDGDVTFVRELIETFIANETKLMEELRRAVADSDAESLARSAHALKGSLGALRAWPAFEVAREMEELGLCGDAVEATATLTNLENERQRLLAALTSAMEGDVLATNG encoded by the coding sequence ATGAGACGCCTCACGGCAACAAGTCGACTGACCATCGGGCTGGTGAGCCTGACGATCAGCCTCGTCCTGGGAGCTGAATTCCTCGGCCTGATCCCGGACCATTCCAGGGCCGCCCTCGATAGCAGGAAACAGCTCTGCGAGTCCCTGGCCGTCTGCTGCGCCCTGGCCATGCAGACCGGAGACAATCGCGCGATCCAAGCCGCCATGGATGAACTCGTCCAGCGCAGCTCCGAGGTCGTTTCCGTCGGCCTGCGGAGCTCAGCCGGCGAGCTCCTGGACGAATCCGGCGACCACCGCCGACACTGGCAAACCATGTCCGGCGACAGATCGACCGCGGAGCAGGTCCAGGTGCCCCTCTTCCGCGACAAGCAGCGGTGGGGAACCCTCGAAATCCGTTTCACGCCCCTGGCGGGAACCGGCGTGTTGGGCATTCTGGGCCGTCCCATCATCCGACTCGCCCTTTTCATCGCCGTCGCGGGTTCCATTCTCTTTTTCGTGTACCTCAGGCGAACGCTCCAGCACCTCGATCCCTCATCGGTCATTCCCGACCGCGTCAAGGCCATGCTCGACACCCTGGCCGAAGGGGTCCTGGTGCTCGACGAAAAGGAGCGGATCGTACTGGCCAACGAGGCTTTTGAGCGGCACGTGGGCGAACCGTCAGCCGCCCTGCAGGGGCGGCAGGCGTCGCGGCTGGGCTGGAGCGACGCGGGACTCGAATCGTCCGTCCAGACGCTTCCCTGGCTCCACGTCCTGACGACGGGCGCCGCCTGCACCGGAACCCAGCTCCATTTCTCCGGAAAACCCGGCGATCGGAAATTCGCGGTCAACGCCGCCCCCATCCTGGGCGAGGACGGAAAGCAGCGGGGCGTCCTGGTGACCTTCGACGACATGACGCACATCGAGGAGAAGAACGCCCAGCTTCGCCAGACAATGGCCCTGCTCAGGGAATCGCGGGACAAGGTGGCCCGACAGAACACCGAACTCAGCGCCGCCAAACAGGCCGCCGAATCAGCCAACCAGGCCAAGAGCGCGTTCCTGGCCAACATGAGCCACGAGATCCGCACGCCCATGACCGCCATCCTCGGCTTCGCCGACGTCCTGAGGGAGGCGCAGGGCGACCAGGAGAAGCGCACGGAGTGGATCGACGCCATTCGACGCAACGGCGAGCACCTTCTGACGGTGATCAACGACCTGCTCGATCTCTCGAAGATCGAAGCGGGCAAGATGCAGGTGGAACTGATCGACACCAATCCGGCCCGCATCGTCGAGGACGTCCGGTCGCTGCTCGACGTGAGGGCCAGGGACAAGGGCATCGCTCTGGAAATGGAGTTCCACGGACCGGTTCCCGAAACGATCCGCTGCGATCCGACGCGGCTGCGGCAGATCCTGGTCAACCTGGCCGGCAACGCCATCAAGTTCACCGACAAGGGCGGCGTGACGATCGCCGCGGCGGTGGAAGGGCCGACCGCGGAGGACCGGGCGGTGCTGCGGTTCGACGTGAAGGATACCGGCCTGGGCATGACTCCGGAACAGTTGGATCGGCTGTTTAAGCCGTTCAGCCAGGCCGATCAGTCGACGACCCGCAAGTACGGAGGCACCGGATTGGGCCTCGTCATCTCGCGGCAATTGGCCCGCCTGCTGGGAGGCGACGTGACCGTCGCCAGCGAGCCCAAACGCGGAAGCACGTTCACCGTCCGGATCGACGCCGGAACCTACTCCGAACTCCGGATGGTCGACGCCGGCAGCGCGATCGACGCCGCCAGCGCCGAAGCGCCGGCGGCCTCATCGAGCCTGCGGTGGTCCGGACGCGTGCTCCTGGCTGAAGACGGCCCCGACAACCAGATGCTGATTTCGCTGCTGCTCCGCCGAGTGGGCCTCGAAGTGGACATCGTGGGAACCGGGGCCGACGCCGTGGCCCGCGCCGGCAACGCCTGGGAGGCTGGACGGCCGTACGACCTGATCCTGATGGATCTGATGATGCCCGAACTGGACGGCAACGACGCCGTGGCCCAACTGCGGGCCCGCGGCTATGAGATGCCCGTGATCGCCTTGACCGCCCACGCCATGGCCGGGATCCGCGAGCAATGCATCGCCGACGGCTTCAACGACTACGTGAGCAAACCCATCAACCGGGATGCGCTCTTTACGACGATAGGCCGGTACCTCCAGCCGCTGGAAGAACAGCCGGTCGCCGCCGACGGTGCAGCGGTCGAACGCCCGCCCGACGCCGTCGAAGCCGAAGCGGCAACTCCCGCCGACGAACCGGCGGCAGGCAACGTCGTGGACATCGCCGGCATGATCGATCTGGTGGACGGCGATGTCACCTTCGTGCGGGAACTGATTGAAACGTTCATCGCCAACGAAACGAAGCTGATGGAAGAACTTCGACGGGCCGTCGCCGATTCGGACGCCGAATCGCTGGCCCGCTCCGCCCACGCCCTCAAGGGCTCCCTGGGCGCGCTGCGGGCCTGGCCGGCCTTCGAGGTCGCACGCGAAATGGAGGAACTGGGCCTCTGCGGCGATGCGGTCGAGGCGACGGCCACACTGACGAACCTGGAGAACGAGCGCCAGCGGCTTCTGGCGGCTCTGACCTCAGCCATGGAAGGCGACGTGCTCGCCACCAACGGGTGA